In Arenicella xantha, the genomic window CCCCAGCGAGGCAAGCATCACCAACAATATGTTCTTCATTTTTCAACCCTAAACCTAGACCCAGAAAACCAACATCCATTCTACTGCATCGACTAAATTTCGATTGAACGTACTCCGCCCCTCAATCGGCCTGCTCACAAACTTAGCACCACCATGCCATTAGCCTTTGCTCAGGCTCAAAAGTAATAAGTACCTGAGCGAACCAGTGCTTGCTCACACACCGACTATACAACGAATCAATTCATTAAGCAGATATCGCTGTGATTGATTCGCTGACAGCCTATGATTAGGTGAATTTCGACAATATCTGTGGACATGATTGAATCAAGCGAATTGCTCGGTTGATATCAACGTCTGGGTCGCACTCTTCACCGACCACGATAAACATTGTAACTTCGATTTCAATACCATTGGGCAAACGACAAATAATCGACTCGTTAAGTTGACGGGCTTGAATTTTCATAGGAACCTCCATGTTCTCAATTGAAATTCAGTGTAACCAGCAATACACTTCAGCGCCTCACCCAGTAGAGTGATTTGATGAGTGTTCGCATGAATAGTAACTCTCCCCCCAAGGGATGGGTCTATACGTCGGCGGCGCCGAGCCAACCGATCAACTGAAGACATTCCGTGCTTCACACCGAGTATAGTAATGACGACATCCGCCAAGCAAACTGCCGAGCTCACGCGACTTACGCAGGCATTAGTAACATTAAATGAGTCGTTACCGCAGCTGTTCAAAGATGCTTTCAATACTGAAAAATTGGCAGCGATCTCGAGTGAAGGACTATTTTCGCCTCAAGAAGACGAGCAAATGGGTTATTGGTTTGCACGCTTTATAACCATTCGTCGCAATTTGTGGTCCATCGTTGAAGCCGGCATTCAAACCACCGGCGGTATCAGCAAATTATCAGCCGAACGAGACTACCCTTTTTTCGTACTCGCCTATTCAGCGGTATGCTCACTAATAAGAATGGATCGCTTTTTGGTCGGCAAAGTCGCCACACACACCATTATTCAACGTAAGCTCAATGAAGCCTTACCTCAGCACCGCATTGAGCGTAAACAGTTTAGCGAAATCTATCAGGCACTGGTTCAACCTGCGAACGCGTTGCGTATTCACCAAGCACATCGCACCTTAAAGCGACACGCCGAAACGATTCAACTCGCGGTTAGAGACTCTCCGGTGGAATCCGTTTTGTCACGCCTACCGCAGCAGGAACGCTATCTGAATCTAAGCCGCAGACACTATTTCTTAGCTTGGCTCAAGTCCCGCAAGCTGGTGTGGCGGCGACGTGGCGCATCGGCTAAACAAAAGTCTCTGTTCACCGTATTAGAGTACAGCGGTCGACTAGCCTCTGAATTGTCGCTACCTAGACCCAAGAAAGTCACACCGACAGTCCGCGACCAACTCGCTAAGCTCATTCAGCCAGGCGACATTTTCATAACCCGTCATAGCCGCGCGCTAACCAATTTGTTTTTGCCTGGCTATTGGCCACATGCGGCATTGTATGTCGGCTATGAGCACGATCGCGACCGCCTGCAGATACCGCACGACCCGATACATCATCGCTTCTGGTGTGAGTCTGCGTGTACGCTCGAGGCACTTAAAGACGGCGTACATTTTCGCTCCTTAGCATCCACCTTAAGTGTCGACGCATTTGTAGTAATTCGGCCGAACTTTAGTCAAACCGATATCGCCCAAGCGCTAGGCCGAGTCGCGGTACACGCCGGTAAAGCGTATAACTTTGACTTTGATTTCTTTCGCGCCGACCAACTGGTCTGCACCGAGGTAATTTATCGAGCGTTTGATGGTATTGCTGGACGCCGCATCCCACTGCATGAACGAGTCGGGCGTAAAACCCTGTCGGCCGAAGACATTCTAGACCTCACTATTGAGTCCGACTGGGCGCAAGCGATTGCTATTTTCGGGGTTGGCGACAGCAAGCATGAACTCATCACCGACCACCGAGTTAACGCGGTGTTGCAACAAAGTTACCGATAAATGTTAGTTCAATCTCGCGAATCAAACACAAACTGGTTATGGTTTTTTTCAGCAGTACGTTATTCTATCTACGGTATTTTTAGTATCGCGAAAAACCTTTACCACCTTTGACTAACTCATGATTAATCAAATTCCAACCCTAGACATTTCTGACTTTGGCCACGACCCCGAGGGATTTACCAATGCCTTTAAACGAGCCTATACCGAATGGGGGTTTGCTGGCATTACCGGCCACGGTATTGACCCAGAGCAGATACGTAACGCATTCGCGGCGGCTCAAGCATTCTTCGCGCTGCCAGTTGAAAAAAAGACTCGCTACGAAACCGACGCCGTTGGTCGCTCCCGTGGTTATGTTCCCTTTGGCACGGAAAAAGCGAAAGACTCAGAATTTTCTGACCTAAAAGAGTTTTACCATGTTGGCCGCGAGGTTGCTGGCATCGCGCACCTCGCACCGAATGTGTGGCCGGCTGAAATTACCGCCTTCAGATCCAGTTTTGAGTCACTCTTTACATCACTTGATGACTTGGCTCACAGACTGCTACAAGTCTTCGCGCTGAGCTTGGAGCTCCCGCAGGATTATTTCGACACACGCGTCAATCACGGCGAAGCACTACTGCGGATTCTGCATTACCCACCAATATTGGATGGTAATGTTCCAAATTTAAGGGCCGCGGCACATGAAGATATCAACCTATTAACCTTGTTGGTCGGCTCGGAGCAAGAAGGTTTAGAAGTGTTGAGCCGGCAAGGCGAATGGGTACCGATCAGCATGATTAAGGGCACGATTATCTGCAATGTCGGCGACATGCTGCAACGCCTCAGTAACGGAACATTACCATCAACGACACACCGAGTAGTTAATCCACAGGGCGACAAGGCCAAGTCAAGTCGTTACTCAATACCGTTTTTCATGCATCCCAACCCGACCATGCGCTTAGATTGCCTACCGCAATGCGTTACCGACGATCAACCACTACAATACCCACCGATCACGGCTAGCGATTATTTAACCGAACGCCTTATCCAAATAGGGTTAATGAAATGAGTCGACCAATCATCAATATTGGTTCGATCAATATCGACTACGTTTACCGAGTGCCACATTTTGTGCAACCTGGCGAAACGCTTGCGAGCCAAACCCTAAGCAAAGGGCTGGGCGGCAAAGGTGCCAACCAATCGGTCGCCATTGCGGCGGCCGGCGGTCATGTTCAACACGTCGGCCAAGTTCATCAATCAGATGTCTGGGCAGTTGAGCAACTCACCGCCGCAGGGGTTGGAACTGATGCGATTCAACTATCAAGCGAAGCCAGCGGCCACGCTATCATTCAAGTAGACGACGCTGGTGAAAATGCAATTGTATTGCATGGTGGCGCCAACCAAACGCTTAAGCCAGACACCGTAAGCTCGGTATTAACACAGCACTCTGAGGCCGCGTGTCTGTTGCTACAAAATGAATGCAACCTGCTAGCTGATTCGTTCGCAATAGCTCATGAATTAGGCGTCGCCGTGGTTTTAAACCCAGCACCGATGACGCAAGACATTATTGACCTGCCATTACACCTACTCGATACGTTAATTGTGAATCAAGGCGAAGCCCAAGGCCTGACCGGTGAAATCGCGATAGATGACGTTGTACGTACGCTGCGTGACCGCTTACCGAATACTCGGCTAGTAATCACCTTAGGCGCTCAAGGTGCCCTCCTCGCGCATTCAGGGAAAATACTGGAATGCGCCGCTGAGCATGTCACTGCAGTAGACACGACTGGCGCTGGCGATACTTTTGTTGGATATTTTCTGGCTGGCGTAGTGGCGGGCTTGAGCGATCAAGACTCCTTAGCCAGAGCCTGCCTTGCCAGCGCAATTGCGGTTACCCGATCGGGAGCCATTTCTTCCATACCAACCCTCGATGAACTGAGTCGATACAAGAACTGAAACATGCCAAAAATTATTCTAGATACCGACCCAGGTATTGATGATGCACAAGCTATTGCCTTTGCCATTGCCCATCCGGATATCGAGCTGCTGGCACTCACTACCGTGTTCGGCAATGCCTCGGTAGCGCTAACAACACGCAACGCGCTGTCGATTTTGAGCGTGTTCGGCCGGCCCGACATACCCGTTTCGGCAGGCGCTGAGGTGCCATTAGAAATGGCTCCGTTCCCGGCTCCCGATTTTGTCCATGGGGCCGACGGTATCGGCAACATCGATCTACCCGAGCCCAGCACCAAAGCACTCAATGAGACTGCCGCGCAAACCATTGTGCGCCTTGCTAGAGCGCATCCCAGTGAGATCACGTTGGTAGCCATTGGCCCGTTAACTAACATCGCGCAGGCAGTCACATTAGACCCAGAATTACCAAGCCTATTGAAAGAACTAGTGGTTATGGGCGGCACGGTACATCAGGCTGGCAATGTAACGCCGCTGGCTGAAGCAAACTTCATCAATGATCCGCACGCGGCAGACATCGTGTGCGCGCACGACTGGCCACTATCAATTATTGGTCTAGATGTAACTCTGCAAACCGTTTTGCGCGACCATGATTTGGCCACAATCAGAGAATCTTCCGGCAAAGCAGGTCAGTTCTTGTGGGACAGTAGCCGCTTCTATATCGATTTTTATGCAAGCCGTTTAGAACGCGCTGGCGACCTAGACCGAGCCTGTGCAATGCATGATGCCAGCGCATTAGTTTACACAGTCGAACCGAGCGCCTTTGGGTTTATCAGCGGACCAGCTCGAGTCATCCATGATGGCGTCGCACTGGGTCAACTCACTATTGATACACAACGTGAACCTTATTTACTACCATATTGGAGCGATCTCCCCGACTGCCGAGCCGCGATTGAGGTCGATGCCGACCGCGTACAATCACTGTTTATTGAGACCCTCATCAATTTTCCATTTTCGTAAATAGTATTAACGCATGGCAAAACTCTACTTTTACTACTCGACCATGAATGCGGGTAAGTCTACGACGCTGCTGCAGTCCAGTTTCAACTACCGAGAACGCGGCATGCATACCTTGTTGCTAACCGCGGCGTTTGATGATCGTTACGGCAAGGGCAAGGTCAGCTCACGAATTGGCTTGTCGCAAAGCGCCGACCTGTTTTCGGATGGTGATGACCTGTTTAAACACGTCACGCAACGTCACTCCGAAACACCCATCCATTGCGTGTTGGTTGACGAGGCACAATTCTTAAGTCAAGACCAAGTCTGGCAACTCAGCGAGGTGTGTGACGAATTAGGCATTCCTGTGTTGTGCTACGGCATCCGAACCGACTTCCAAGGGCATCTATTTAATGGCAGCCAGTGGTTACTGGCCTGGGCCGATGTACTGGTCGAGTTAAAGACGATTTGCCACTGTGGTAGCAAAGCCAATATGGTGGTACGCGTCGACCAACAAGGTGAAGTTATCCAGCAGGGCTCTCAAGTCGAAATTGGCGGCAATGATCGCTACGTTTCGCTGTGTCGCCGCCATTTTAAAAGCGCCTATAAAACAGTCGAGTAATCAGCTAAACAAAAAAAATCATTTTTTTGAATCCACTTTGGCCAGTCAGGCATCTAACTTTATAGAAACACCAATTACGGTATTTCGTAAATAGATTGGAGCAAAAAAATGAAACACCTAGTTCTTAGCTTAACCATGATCTCAAGCTTACTTATTAGCGCCACGTCGATGGCAAGCGACATCACTAGCCATACGATCGCCGGCAACACTACGAGCGACCATAAAATTGACACTGTGTATGTCGTTTCAAATGGCGATGCTGCCAACTTTGAAGTGTATAGCCTTAACATCGCACAATCAGCCATTGAAGACTCAGTCGAGCTTATGGTCGAAAGTTTTTCTGACAAGTTAGCAAAAGGCAACACGAACAAAGTTAGCATTGACGCTAGCGCCGGCTCAGCAATCTAATGCTGGTGGTTCAAAGCAGATGGCTGTCGATGATTTTAATCACAGCCATCTAGCAGAGACACTCAATCAGAACTGACAACTAGCAATCCCACGCCTCAGCAAAACTTTCCAAGCGAAACCAATTCGCGCTTATTGCCTATCATCTACACGGCACGCTAATTCGCCACATAATTCGGATAAACATACGCCTCCTCCTTCTCGATACGCTCAAGAAGAGCATCACCAACCAGCTTCAAGCGCTCGACAAAATCCGCGTCGTAGTCAGTTTTTTTAATGGATTTATCCAAAAACTGCTTAATACCGCGCGCCAACTTATCCATTTCAGTTTTGATCGCGGTAACCGCTTCTTTCTGGCTCGGCTTACGCGCCGAGTTACGCAGATATATATAAAGCGAGGTGTTTTCCTGCAATAAGTGTCCGACTAAAAGATCCTTAAATTCGATTAGATATTGCCTGGTTAGCTCATTTTTATGGTTTTGCGCAGCCGTCAAAGTCTTCCAATAGACTGCCATTAAATCTCGGTGCTGTTGTTCAAGCAGCGGCACGAGCTTGGGTTTGTAGGCTATTTTAGTATTGGGGGCAAATTGGGTAGTTGAAGGAATTTGGCTTAATGGAGTATTAACCACTTCTCGACTAACCGGTGTGGCCTTGTCGGGAGAAAGGCGTTCTATCAATTTTTCTAACATGGTTGGGTATCCTGTTTTTTCTGGTTAACTCGGACGCTGATCATGCAACACGCGCCGTGTAATTAAATCTAAAGCGAGCTTCCCAACCGAGCTCGTCAAACGAATATACACCAGAAATGTTCAAAAAATGTGATAAAAATCAACATTTTGCAGGAACCACTATTGAACCGAAGGTCAACTATTAACCAACTATTTACAAAACTCAGACTGAAATCGACTCTTCAGCACGCTGCGTCAATACCTCGAAACCACGATTGGTTACTAACACCGTATGCTCCCATTGGGCTGACGGCTTGTTGTCACGCGTAACTACGGTCCAACCATCTTTCTGTAGCTTTGTATGTCGCCCACCCATATTGATCATGGGCTCAATAGTGAACGTCATACCGGGCTTTAAAACTAGGCCCGTACTAGGTCGACCATAGTGTAAAACTTGAGGTTCCTCATGCATTTCACGCCCAATCCCATGGCCACAATATTCACGCACCACACTGTAGCCAGCTAACTCCGCGTGTCGCTGAATCGCAAAGCCTATGTCACCTAATGTTGCACCCGGACGCACTGACCGTATGCCCTGCAACATCGCTTGATAAGTTTGCTCGACCAAGCGCACGGCATTATCTGGTGCGTCAGGTAGCGTATACATCTTGCTGGAATCGGCGATATACCCATTCTTCTCTAGCGTAATATCAAAATTGACGATATCGCTCGATTGCAATTTGCGCTGAGCACTTGGCATGCCATGACATACCTCATGATTAATTGATGCATTCAGCGCAAACGGGTAGTTGTACTGACCAATACTGGCCGGTCGCGCCCGCAGATGCTGCCGAATATAGTCAGTTGCCGCATCGTTTATCTGCATCGTGGTAACGCCCGGTGCAACTATCGAGTCTAACATTTCGAATACTTGCGCCAACAAACGGCCCGCCTCACGCATTTGTTCAATTTGCGCAGCCGACTTAATGATTGGCCGGTTTATATTATTTCTCATCATGGTTTAGGCAGAAGCCTCAGCATCCGGCGCCACGGCCGGCAATAGGTATTGTTGTAAAATATCGTTGTATGTTAACTCTGGGTTTAACTCACATAACCGCCCCAAACGAATCCAAAATTCAGCCTGAGCATTAATCGAACGCGACATGGACTTGCTCGATACTCTAATTTCGTCATGAAGTTGATCACTAATCTTTAGTATTCCCACAATTCAGCCTTACCCTTTATATGTTTCGTATACAAAACATATAATACTGATTTTTGCTAAATCGAGCTAGTTAAAAATTCTCTGGAAATAGACATTTTTGCCAGATGCCTGACGAACGACAAGCACTCGTCGCCTCCTGTTCAAGCAAATTTGGTTTATAATGACGCCGAGCCAATGAACCGAATTGTTAAAACAGTCAAAGAAGGCACTGCATGCGTGGGTTGAGAACGATTAGCTATTTTTCTGAGGAAGCGGAAGTTTTGCATAAGCGAATACCGCCCCGCATTAATGTCGAGCGTGAAGCCTTGACTGATACTAATAAGCGCGCGATGCGCTCGTTTTTGAAACACATCGAGGCTGGAAATTGGGAACGTTCAATTAAGTATTTGCGCCGATTGTCAAAATCCAATTTGTTTCTGACTGCGGTCGCCCGTGCAGGGTTTGTGGTGAAACACGCATCGCACCTAAACCGTCGTGAAATCATTAATCGCGTAATTCTAGCAATAAACGAACGTAACCGTGCGCCATGGTTAAAAGGCGTGACTTACCACGGTTACGTCAATCAGGTTTCAAACGCGCTGTTTACCGAATTCCGCTGCGACAGCGTGGCGGCTTACTTTATTATCAAAGATAACAAGATTCGAATTAACCGCGGCTGGGCACAGGGCTGGACGCCTGAAAAAACGGCTCGCCAAATGCAGCGTTAACCACGCTTATTCAGCCTTGGGCTGATCACCGAAGTTATACACCAAACTCAGCATCGAAATCGTATCAGTCTCATCAAGCATCGGCGCGGGGTCAGTATTGTGCCGCACTAACAGCTGTGCTTTAAGCGAGAATCGTGCGTTCATAGATACGAACAGCGCC contains:
- a CDS encoding YiiX/YebB-like N1pC/P60 family cysteine hydrolase, with translation MTTSAKQTAELTRLTQALVTLNESLPQLFKDAFNTEKLAAISSEGLFSPQEDEQMGYWFARFITIRRNLWSIVEAGIQTTGGISKLSAERDYPFFVLAYSAVCSLIRMDRFLVGKVATHTIIQRKLNEALPQHRIERKQFSEIYQALVQPANALRIHQAHRTLKRHAETIQLAVRDSPVESVLSRLPQQERYLNLSRRHYFLAWLKSRKLVWRRRGASAKQKSLFTVLEYSGRLASELSLPRPKKVTPTVRDQLAKLIQPGDIFITRHSRALTNLFLPGYWPHAALYVGYEHDRDRLQIPHDPIHHRFWCESACTLEALKDGVHFRSLASTLSVDAFVVIRPNFSQTDIAQALGRVAVHAGKAYNFDFDFFRADQLVCTEVIYRAFDGIAGRRIPLHERVGRKTLSAEDILDLTIESDWAQAIAIFGVGDSKHELITDHRVNAVLQQSYR
- a CDS encoding isopenicillin N synthase family dioxygenase, whose translation is MINQIPTLDISDFGHDPEGFTNAFKRAYTEWGFAGITGHGIDPEQIRNAFAAAQAFFALPVEKKTRYETDAVGRSRGYVPFGTEKAKDSEFSDLKEFYHVGREVAGIAHLAPNVWPAEITAFRSSFESLFTSLDDLAHRLLQVFALSLELPQDYFDTRVNHGEALLRILHYPPILDGNVPNLRAAAHEDINLLTLLVGSEQEGLEVLSRQGEWVPISMIKGTIICNVGDMLQRLSNGTLPSTTHRVVNPQGDKAKSSRYSIPFFMHPNPTMRLDCLPQCVTDDQPLQYPPITASDYLTERLIQIGLMK
- a CDS encoding ribokinase, with product MSRPIINIGSINIDYVYRVPHFVQPGETLASQTLSKGLGGKGANQSVAIAAAGGHVQHVGQVHQSDVWAVEQLTAAGVGTDAIQLSSEASGHAIIQVDDAGENAIVLHGGANQTLKPDTVSSVLTQHSEAACLLLQNECNLLADSFAIAHELGVAVVLNPAPMTQDIIDLPLHLLDTLIVNQGEAQGLTGEIAIDDVVRTLRDRLPNTRLVITLGAQGALLAHSGKILECAAEHVTAVDTTGAGDTFVGYFLAGVVAGLSDQDSLARACLASAIAVTRSGAISSIPTLDELSRYKN
- a CDS encoding nucleoside hydrolase, with product MPKIILDTDPGIDDAQAIAFAIAHPDIELLALTTVFGNASVALTTRNALSILSVFGRPDIPVSAGAEVPLEMAPFPAPDFVHGADGIGNIDLPEPSTKALNETAAQTIVRLARAHPSEITLVAIGPLTNIAQAVTLDPELPSLLKELVVMGGTVHQAGNVTPLAEANFINDPHAADIVCAHDWPLSIIGLDVTLQTVLRDHDLATIRESSGKAGQFLWDSSRFYIDFYASRLERAGDLDRACAMHDASALVYTVEPSAFGFISGPARVIHDGVALGQLTIDTQREPYLLPYWSDLPDCRAAIEVDADRVQSLFIETLINFPFS
- a CDS encoding thymidine kinase, which gives rise to MAKLYFYYSTMNAGKSTTLLQSSFNYRERGMHTLLLTAAFDDRYGKGKVSSRIGLSQSADLFSDGDDLFKHVTQRHSETPIHCVLVDEAQFLSQDQVWQLSEVCDELGIPVLCYGIRTDFQGHLFNGSQWLLAWADVLVELKTICHCGSKANMVVRVDQQGEVIQQGSQVEIGGNDRYVSLCRRHFKSAYKTVE
- a CDS encoding hemerythrin domain-containing protein: MLEKLIERLSPDKATPVSREVVNTPLSQIPSTTQFAPNTKIAYKPKLVPLLEQQHRDLMAVYWKTLTAAQNHKNELTRQYLIEFKDLLVGHLLQENTSLYIYLRNSARKPSQKEAVTAIKTEMDKLARGIKQFLDKSIKKTDYDADFVERLKLVGDALLERIEKEEAYVYPNYVAN
- the map gene encoding type I methionyl aminopeptidase; this translates as MNRPIIKSAAQIEQMREAGRLLAQVFEMLDSIVAPGVTTMQINDAATDYIRQHLRARPASIGQYNYPFALNASINHEVCHGMPSAQRKLQSSDIVNFDITLEKNGYIADSSKMYTLPDAPDNAVRLVEQTYQAMLQGIRSVRPGATLGDIGFAIQRHAELAGYSVVREYCGHGIGREMHEEPQVLHYGRPSTGLVLKPGMTFTIEPMINMGGRHTKLQKDGWTVVTRDNKPSAQWEHTVLVTNRGFEVLTQRAEESISV
- a CDS encoding ParD-like family protein yields the protein MGILKISDQLHDEIRVSSKSMSRSINAQAEFWIRLGRLCELNPELTYNDILQQYLLPAVAPDAEASA